A single genomic interval of Alteromonas sp. CI.11.F.A3 harbors:
- the lspA gene encoding signal peptidase II: MLNTTADTKPKLFSETGLRFLWITLIAFVLDQVTKYAVLGGMSLYQSIEVLPFFNLTYVHNYGAAFSFLDSAGGWQRWFFTAIATVVSVVILWWLKQSPKNQTLLPVAFSFILGGALGNVYDRLVHGYVIDFLDFHVNNMHWPAFNIADSAIFIGAALLIIDMFKNGEKHKSADSANTSKQ; the protein is encoded by the coding sequence ATGCTTAATACTACGGCGGATACCAAGCCTAAGTTATTCAGTGAAACCGGTTTACGGTTTCTTTGGATAACCCTAATTGCATTCGTGTTAGATCAGGTTACCAAGTACGCGGTATTAGGCGGTATGTCACTTTATCAATCGATAGAGGTATTACCGTTTTTCAATTTAACGTACGTACATAATTATGGCGCGGCATTTAGCTTTCTTGATAGTGCCGGTGGCTGGCAGCGATGGTTTTTTACTGCCATCGCTACTGTTGTCAGTGTGGTTATTTTATGGTGGTTGAAACAATCGCCTAAAAACCAAACTCTGTTGCCTGTTGCCTTTTCTTTTATATTAGGTGGCGCGCTAGGTAACGTTTACGATCGTTTAGTGCATGGGTACGTTATCGATTTTCTCGATTTTCATGTAAACAACATGCATTGGCCTGCCTTCAATATTGCCGATAGCGCTATATTTATTGGTGCAGCCCTTTTAATTATTGATATGTTCAAGAACGGTGAGAAGCATAAAAGCGCCGATTCAGCCAACACATCAAAGCAGTAA
- the ribF gene encoding bifunctional riboflavin kinase/FAD synthetase, protein MEFIRGLNNVKPQHSGCVLTIGKFDGVHLGHQAVLGNVLQKANALGLPATVMVFEPQPEEVFTPDKAPARISPLREKYELLKQQGVDRLLAVRFNRAFASQSADTFVHDLLVDKLGVKFLVVGDDFRFGQGRQGDFAMLQAAGQKYGFEVVSTQSFMMHAHRISSTAVREALADSDFTLAEEMLGRPFAVYGRVVHGEKKGRTIGFPTANVMLKRCRAPIHGVFAVHVAVDGKKFNGVANIGTRPTLNGVRNQLEVHIFDMSADLYGKPMTVFPVAKIRDEQKFDSFEILKAQIQADAAKARLLLE, encoded by the coding sequence GTGGAATTTATCCGCGGGCTTAACAATGTAAAACCGCAGCACAGCGGGTGTGTACTTACCATCGGGAAATTTGATGGTGTGCACTTGGGACATCAGGCAGTACTGGGTAATGTGCTTCAAAAAGCCAATGCACTTGGGTTGCCGGCTACGGTGATGGTGTTTGAACCTCAACCTGAGGAAGTCTTTACGCCTGATAAAGCGCCTGCACGCATCAGTCCATTGCGTGAAAAGTACGAATTGCTGAAACAGCAGGGCGTCGATCGTTTATTGGCAGTGCGTTTCAACAGAGCTTTTGCTAGTCAAAGTGCCGATACCTTCGTGCATGATTTGCTGGTGGATAAGTTAGGCGTTAAATTTCTTGTGGTAGGCGATGACTTTCGCTTTGGACAAGGTCGTCAGGGCGACTTTGCTATGCTGCAAGCCGCTGGGCAAAAGTACGGCTTTGAAGTGGTTAGCACACAAAGCTTTATGATGCATGCACATCGCATTAGCTCTACTGCAGTACGCGAAGCCCTCGCGGATTCTGATTTTACGCTTGCCGAAGAAATGTTAGGTAGGCCTTTTGCTGTGTATGGCCGAGTGGTACATGGTGAGAAGAAAGGGCGGACCATAGGGTTTCCTACCGCGAATGTCATGCTGAAACGTTGCAGGGCGCCTATTCACGGTGTATTTGCAGTGCACGTTGCCGTAGATGGAAAAAAATTCAATGGCGTAGCTAACATTGGTACTCGCCCCACGTTAAATGGTGTGCGAAACCAGTTAGAAGTACATATCTTCGATATGTCAGCCGACCTGTACGGGAAACCAATGACCGTGTTTCCTGTTGCAAAAATACGAGATGAACAGAAATTTGACTCGTTTGAGATACTAAAAGCACAAATTCAGGCCGATGCCGCTAAGGCGCGCCTGTTATTAGAATAG
- a CDS encoding prepilin-type N-terminal cleavage/methylation domain-containing protein, producing MNQTINTSGLGNQQGVGLIEVLVTMFILAIGLLGVAALQFTGSFANKDAISRTQSEFVAAQVAERLRAAARVATVGDGIVVNNQYFSASNYNFNGLSCSGSTHPYKCFCLSRPTGVPNCETATCNEQDMAKYDGWALSCAAVQTNPQTTLSLTCADNNVADVYSCSAGSRLQVILAWPVASAGNQSYTLNTRCNPNESDSNACVIKDLTL from the coding sequence ATGAATCAAACGATAAACACTAGTGGGTTAGGTAACCAACAAGGCGTTGGCCTTATAGAGGTGCTTGTCACTATGTTCATTCTTGCCATTGGTTTACTCGGTGTAGCCGCACTTCAATTCACCGGTTCGTTTGCCAACAAAGATGCCATTAGCCGTACGCAAAGCGAATTTGTTGCCGCTCAGGTTGCTGAACGTTTACGTGCTGCTGCACGCGTGGCAACGGTAGGGGATGGCATTGTGGTCAACAACCAATATTTTAGTGCTAGTAATTACAATTTCAACGGGCTTAGTTGTTCAGGTTCTACTCACCCATACAAATGTTTTTGTTTGAGTCGCCCTACTGGGGTGCCTAATTGCGAAACGGCCACCTGCAACGAACAGGATATGGCGAAATACGATGGCTGGGCACTTTCATGCGCAGCAGTGCAAACTAACCCTCAGACCACCTTATCGTTAACCTGTGCAGATAATAACGTCGCGGATGTTTACAGTTGCAGTGCGGGCTCACGATTGCAAGTTATTCTAGCGTGGCCGGTAGCATCAGCAGGTAATCAATCATATACCTTAAATACGCGTTGTAATCCGAATGAATCAGACAGTAATGCCTGCGTGATAAAGGATTTAACCTTGTGA
- a CDS encoding PilW family protein has protein sequence MISLALGLVISGAIIQVLVSSSVTNKLNQAVAQVQESGRFITSRLSNEFYEIGRYDTIVASIDDSVDTVAEAGFIENRPIGLAGDFSSNTTLGSTQASSGASDELVVSLLALADCTGSKHGYAADDEFHVVNRYYVSGNEFRCTGYDGRVLRGLKTQSVSPNTVTLLDNVSNFQLQYGVSDVAENSNGQAITYVTADRLAVLRAQNQQVVALRWAILLKSYQNQVQQTSAPTFALLNENQVTLDSSHYYQVFTKTVSLRNMKNFVRSIQ, from the coding sequence ATGATTTCCTTAGCGTTAGGGTTGGTAATATCTGGCGCTATCATTCAGGTATTGGTGAGCAGTAGTGTAACGAATAAGCTTAATCAAGCGGTGGCACAGGTTCAGGAGTCTGGACGTTTTATAACAAGTCGGCTCAGTAATGAATTTTACGAAATTGGTCGCTACGACACTATTGTTGCTTCTATCGATGATTCAGTTGATACAGTGGCTGAGGCTGGATTTATTGAAAATAGGCCGATTGGATTGGCCGGAGACTTTTCCTCAAATACCACGCTCGGGAGCACGCAAGCATCGAGTGGCGCAAGTGATGAGTTAGTGGTGAGTTTACTTGCGCTTGCAGATTGTACGGGCAGTAAACATGGTTATGCCGCCGATGATGAATTTCATGTGGTAAACCGATACTACGTTAGCGGCAATGAATTTAGATGCACAGGCTACGACGGTCGAGTATTACGGGGACTTAAAACACAATCGGTTTCACCGAATACTGTGACCTTGCTAGACAATGTCAGTAACTTCCAACTTCAATATGGCGTCAGCGATGTTGCTGAGAATTCCAATGGGCAAGCGATAACCTATGTGACGGCAGATAGGTTGGCAGTGCTACGAGCACAGAATCAACAGGTGGTTGCGCTGCGTTGGGCTATCTTACTTAAAAGCTATCAAAACCAAGTGCAGCAAACCTCAGCCCCTACATTTGCCTTACTCAACGAGAATCAAGTCACGCTAGACTCGAGCCATTATTATCAGGTTTTTACTAAAACCGTGTCACTTCGAAATATGAAAAACTTTGTTAGGAGCATTCAATGA
- the ispH gene encoding 4-hydroxy-3-methylbut-2-enyl diphosphate reductase translates to MQIHLANPRGFCAGVDRAITIVERALEIFEPPIYVRHEVVHNKFVVDGLRERGAIFVDELHEVPDNCIVIFSAHGVSQAVRKEAENRGLKVFDATCPLVTKVHMEVTRASKTGTECILIGHAGHPEVEGTMGQYSNNEGGIYLVESEADVATLEVKDAKNLYYCSQTTLSVDDTADVIDALRERFPDIQGPRKDDICYATQNRQDAVRDLSQDCQVLLVVGAQNSSNSNRLRELAEKIGAKAHLIADANCIQESWLEGVEHIGVTAGASAPEVLVQGVVDKLKAWGAVSASERAGREENVEFAVPKELRVKQVS, encoded by the coding sequence ATGCAAATTCATCTCGCTAACCCTCGTGGCTTTTGTGCCGGAGTAGACAGAGCCATCACTATTGTAGAAAGAGCGCTTGAAATATTTGAGCCGCCTATCTATGTTCGCCATGAAGTCGTTCACAATAAATTTGTGGTAGATGGGCTACGTGAGCGTGGCGCTATTTTTGTAGATGAATTGCATGAAGTACCCGATAACTGCATTGTTATTTTTTCTGCCCATGGGGTTTCTCAAGCAGTAAGAAAAGAAGCTGAAAATCGTGGTTTAAAGGTATTTGATGCTACTTGTCCGTTAGTGACTAAAGTACATATGGAAGTGACGCGAGCAAGTAAAACAGGCACTGAATGTATTTTGATTGGCCATGCAGGGCACCCAGAAGTAGAAGGTACGATGGGGCAATACAGTAATAATGAGGGTGGAATTTACCTTGTTGAGTCTGAGGCTGATGTGGCGACGCTTGAAGTGAAGGACGCCAAAAACCTTTATTACTGTAGCCAAACGACGTTATCAGTTGATGACACCGCAGATGTAATTGATGCATTACGTGAACGTTTCCCTGATATTCAAGGGCCTCGTAAAGACGATATTTGCTATGCCACACAGAATCGTCAAGACGCCGTGCGGGATTTGTCTCAAGACTGCCAAGTATTATTGGTAGTGGGTGCGCAAAATAGCTCAAATTCAAATCGTTTACGTGAACTAGCTGAAAAGATTGGTGCAAAAGCGCACTTAATTGCCGATGCGAATTGCATTCAGGAAAGCTGGCTTGAAGGCGTTGAGCACATAGGTGTGACTGCAGGCGCTTCAGCACCTGAGGTGCTAGTGCAAGGCGTGGTTGATAAGCTTAAAGCATGGGGGGCGGTTTCTGCCTCTGAACGTGCAGGCCGAGAAGAAAATGTGGAATTCGCGGTTCCCAAAGAGCTTAGAGTTAAACAAGTAAGCTAA
- a CDS encoding PilX N-terminal domain-containing pilus assembly protein, with product MKQRGLVMVFALLVLLSLTILGVSAVTSSLSQSKMAMSMQQSGLAFDAAEAAIAGVFFESEDESLLQDDTKVDPLSAARQLDPYDPETEAMSCFDQNEWTDRYMTESGLSWGSEHTTNGTYQTMASTKSWSRTAFVREQACRGSSNVIGGSNVNCHVFIIRGCGKVGSKSTVVANSLAASVFGPASQ from the coding sequence ATGAAACAGCGTGGATTGGTAATGGTGTTTGCATTGTTAGTGCTGCTCTCACTCACTATTTTAGGCGTAAGCGCGGTAACCAGCAGTTTGTCCCAGTCTAAAATGGCCATGTCGATGCAGCAGAGTGGGTTAGCATTCGACGCGGCAGAAGCGGCTATTGCGGGGGTGTTTTTTGAGTCAGAGGATGAGTCACTATTGCAAGATGACACTAAAGTAGATCCTCTTTCTGCGGCACGACAGCTTGATCCCTACGATCCAGAAACAGAAGCAATGAGCTGCTTCGATCAAAATGAATGGACTGATAGGTACATGACCGAAAGTGGTCTTTCATGGGGCAGTGAACACACAACAAATGGTACTTATCAAACCATGGCCAGTACCAAGAGCTGGTCTCGTACTGCGTTTGTAAGAGAGCAAGCGTGTCGTGGCTCAAGCAACGTGATTGGCGGTAGTAACGTAAATTGCCACGTGTTTATTATTAGAGGCTGCGGCAAAGTAGGTAGTAAATCTACGGTGGTTGCGAACTCCCTAGCGGCATCAGTGTTTGGCCCTGCATCACAATAA
- the fkpB gene encoding FKBP-type peptidyl-prolyl cis-trans isomerase, whose amino-acid sequence MTDNLIIGSDSEVILHFDLKLEDGSAADSTRVNNKPAKMVMGDGSLTPNFEACLLGLQKGEKKSFTLAANDAFGEPNPNNIHYMDRSRFGADLEIQEGAILAFSQPDGSEIPGIIRSVAGDSITVDFNHPLAGQTVIFDVEIVDVKAAPTPEGDQ is encoded by the coding sequence ATGACCGACAACCTTATTATTGGTTCTGACAGCGAAGTTATTCTTCACTTTGATTTAAAACTTGAAGATGGATCAGCCGCTGACAGCACCCGAGTAAACAATAAGCCTGCGAAAATGGTAATGGGTGACGGTAGTCTTACCCCTAACTTTGAAGCTTGCTTGTTAGGGCTTCAAAAAGGTGAAAAGAAATCATTTACGTTAGCCGCGAACGATGCCTTTGGTGAGCCTAACCCAAACAATATCCATTACATGGATAGAAGTCGCTTTGGTGCTGATTTAGAAATTCAAGAAGGTGCTATTCTTGCGTTTTCTCAGCCAGATGGCTCAGAAATACCCGGTATTATCAGAAGTGTAGCGGGCGACTCCATCACGGTTGACTTTAACCACCCATTAGCTGGGCAAACGGTTATTTTCGATGTCGAAATAGTTGATGTGAAAGCCGCACCTACACCAGAAGGTGACCAGTAA
- the ileS gene encoding isoleucine--tRNA ligase, giving the protein MSDYKATLNLPETAFPMRGNLAQREPKMLKDWQEKGVYTKIREAKKGKKPFILHDGPPYANGDIHIGHAVNKILKDIIVKSKTLSDFDSPYVPGWDCHGLPIELMVEKKVGKPGKKVTAAEFRQKCREYAQRQIDGQMADFKRLGVFGTWDNPYKTMDFRSEADIIRALGKVVKSGHLEKGFKPVHWCTDCGSALAEAEVEYQDKISPAIDVKFPVADVDAIAAAFGVTSEDLTAHKTGVVIWTTTPWTLPANRAISLHPELTYAIVEITSTSEWLVVAQDLLESCMTRYGIEEYREVATCVGSSLERLLVNHPFLDLKVPLILGEHVTTESGTGCVHTAPAHGVDDFNVGKQYDIEVYNPVGNNGVYLENTPLFAGQFVFKANDTIVETVKEHGNLVLNVKYEHSYPHCWRHKTPIIFRATPQWFISMDKKGLRAESIEQIKQTKWIPEWGENRIQKMVEGRPDWCISRQRTWGVPIPLYVHKLTGELHPESVALMEKVAAEVETKGIQAWWDIDDAALLGSEADNYDKVTDTLDVWFDSGVTHYFVVDQREDIPASADLYLEGSDQHRGWFMSSLMTSTAMHGHAPYKEVLTHGFTVDAHGRKMSKSVGNVVAPQEVTNKLGADILRLWVASTDYRGEIAVSDEILKRAADAYRRLRNTSRFLLANLNGFVPEDALPEGEMVALDRWIVARAKGLQEELVEAFEKYDLLVVTQKLMHFCSIELGSFYLDVIKDRQYTAKSDGNARRSCQTALYHIMEALVRWMAPITSFTAQEIWEALPGERSEFVFSETWYEGFNSFTQSDVFNDELWHQVLNVKDAANQAMEQARKDGQLGGSLEAKIDLYATESLFNTLASLEDELRFVLITSAVNLTKVDSAPDNAAATDVEGLWLSVNKASGDKCVRCWHHREDVGTHEGHEELCGRCVTNIDGEGETRQYA; this is encoded by the coding sequence ATGAGTGATTATAAAGCCACATTAAACCTACCTGAAACCGCCTTTCCAATGCGCGGTAACCTTGCTCAGCGTGAGCCTAAAATGCTGAAAGACTGGCAAGAAAAAGGGGTATACACAAAGATTAGAGAAGCGAAGAAAGGTAAGAAGCCTTTCATTCTTCATGATGGCCCTCCGTACGCAAACGGCGATATTCATATTGGTCACGCAGTAAATAAAATTCTGAAAGACATTATTGTTAAGTCTAAAACCTTGTCAGATTTCGACTCCCCTTATGTGCCGGGTTGGGACTGTCACGGTTTGCCTATAGAACTAATGGTAGAAAAGAAAGTGGGTAAGCCTGGCAAAAAAGTGACGGCTGCTGAGTTTCGCCAAAAGTGCCGTGAATACGCACAACGTCAAATTGACGGCCAAATGGCTGACTTCAAACGCCTTGGCGTGTTTGGTACGTGGGATAATCCTTATAAAACCATGGATTTTCGCTCAGAAGCCGACATTATTCGCGCACTGGGTAAAGTGGTTAAATCAGGCCATTTAGAAAAAGGCTTTAAGCCTGTTCACTGGTGTACTGACTGTGGTTCTGCGTTGGCAGAAGCAGAAGTAGAATACCAAGACAAAATTTCACCTGCTATCGATGTGAAATTCCCTGTTGCTGATGTAGACGCTATCGCGGCTGCGTTTGGTGTAACGAGTGAAGACTTAACGGCGCATAAAACGGGCGTGGTTATCTGGACAACTACCCCCTGGACATTGCCTGCAAACCGCGCCATCAGCTTGCACCCAGAATTAACCTACGCGATTGTTGAAATTACGTCGACCAGCGAATGGTTAGTAGTCGCACAAGACTTACTTGAAAGCTGCATGACGCGCTACGGTATTGAAGAATATCGTGAAGTGGCGACCTGTGTAGGTTCAAGCCTAGAGCGATTATTGGTTAATCATCCGTTCTTAGATTTAAAAGTACCGCTTATTTTAGGCGAGCACGTTACCACTGAATCAGGTACTGGTTGTGTTCATACCGCGCCTGCTCACGGTGTTGACGATTTCAATGTAGGTAAACAATACGACATTGAAGTGTACAACCCAGTAGGTAATAACGGTGTGTATTTAGAAAACACCCCTTTGTTTGCTGGCCAGTTCGTATTTAAAGCCAACGATACCATTGTTGAAACGGTAAAAGAGCACGGTAACCTAGTACTTAACGTGAAATACGAGCATAGCTACCCGCATTGCTGGCGCCATAAAACGCCTATTATTTTCCGTGCTACGCCGCAGTGGTTCATCAGCATGGACAAAAAGGGCCTACGTGCTGAGTCAATCGAACAAATTAAGCAAACTAAGTGGATCCCAGAGTGGGGCGAAAACCGCATCCAGAAAATGGTAGAAGGCCGCCCAGATTGGTGTATTTCTCGCCAACGTACATGGGGTGTGCCAATTCCATTATACGTGCACAAACTTACCGGTGAACTTCACCCTGAGTCGGTTGCACTTATGGAAAAAGTGGCCGCTGAAGTTGAAACCAAAGGCATTCAAGCTTGGTGGGATATCGACGATGCTGCACTATTAGGTAGCGAAGCCGATAACTACGATAAAGTGACCGATACCCTAGACGTATGGTTCGACTCAGGTGTAACGCATTACTTTGTGGTTGATCAACGTGAAGACATTCCAGCTAGCGCCGATTTGTACCTTGAAGGGTCAGACCAACACCGTGGTTGGTTTATGTCATCACTTATGACATCCACTGCTATGCATGGCCATGCGCCTTACAAAGAAGTATTAACCCACGGCTTTACCGTTGATGCCCACGGCAGAAAGATGTCGAAGTCGGTTGGTAACGTGGTTGCGCCGCAAGAAGTAACGAACAAACTAGGCGCAGACATTCTTCGTCTATGGGTTGCTTCTACCGATTACCGCGGTGAAATTGCGGTATCTGATGAAATTCTAAAACGTGCTGCTGATGCATATCGTCGCCTACGTAATACTTCACGTTTCTTATTGGCAAACCTTAATGGCTTTGTGCCAGAAGATGCTTTGCCAGAAGGAGAGATGGTGGCACTCGACCGCTGGATTGTAGCCCGTGCTAAAGGGCTACAGGAAGAACTTGTTGAAGCGTTTGAAAAGTATGACTTGCTAGTAGTAACGCAAAAGCTAATGCACTTCTGCTCAATCGAGTTGGGTTCTTTCTACCTAGACGTGATTAAAGACAGACAGTACACGGCGAAATCAGACGGCAATGCACGTCGTTCTTGCCAAACTGCGCTTTACCATATTATGGAAGCGTTAGTTCGCTGGATGGCACCAATCACAAGCTTTACAGCGCAAGAGATTTGGGAAGCTTTACCGGGCGAGCGTAGTGAATTTGTGTTTTCCGAAACCTGGTACGAAGGCTTTAACAGCTTCACCCAAAGCGACGTATTTAACGATGAACTTTGGCATCAGGTATTAAACGTGAAAGACGCAGCTAACCAAGCCATGGAGCAAGCTCGTAAAGACGGTCAGCTAGGTGGCTCGTTAGAAGCGAAGATTGACTTGTATGCTACAGAGTCTTTGTTTAACACCTTGGCATCACTTGAAGATGAATTGCGCTTTGTATTGATTACATCGGCAGTGAACCTGACAAAAGTAGACAGCGCACCAGACAATGCTGCGGCTACCGATGTTGAAGGCCTATGGTTAAGCGTAAACAAAGCAAGCGGCGACAAATGTGTTCGCTGTTGGCACCATCGTGAAGATGTTGGCACCCACGAAGGGCACGAAGAACTATGTGGTCGTTGTGTAACTAACATTGATGGCGAAGGGGAAACGCGTCAGTATGCTTAA